One Uloborus diversus isolate 005 chromosome 7, Udiv.v.3.1, whole genome shotgun sequence genomic window, TTCAGGAATGAAATGATACCTGACAGTGCATTACGAGGAgcagaagaggaaaaaaaacttaatgagcTATTGGTTCATTTGCATTTAAAAGTCAGTGCTGAAAACTACGCTCAAATTGATGAAGACTTGTGGATTGAGGAAGAGAACTTGAACGTCTCAAATTTCATTTCTCACAACACAACCAAACTATGTGTTCTTTCTGACGATGATAAAGACGAACTTCCTGTGATTGAAAATGATGTTTGCACAATTAGAGACTTTTCGGAAGCActaaaatacagtaaagaattgaaaaactttttttctgagcaaaggggacactaaaggacttgctaaggtaaatgatttaaatctttatattgagaaacaggcttgtaatgcaaaaaagagatgtcaaactgttttaactgattattttaattgattaaatgctttttaagacaagtgtgttctgtcagtatacctttattaagaaaaaacagattaattacattTGACGTAAAGCGTAGCAAACCTTttgcaattgtttcgattgtgttctacaaagagAACAatagcccattttgaaaaagataaattaagtagttcctcctaatagcggacacctcccaataacggacaaaacttgtagtcccttgactgtccgctattcggaggtttcactgtaatagcaAATTGAGTGTTCTGAAATGTTTTTTAGGTATCTAATATAAACATGAAGCGTTTTTAgcctgtatttatttctttttcttcttctttttttttttagagagataCTGAGTGCTTCTACAGTTCAAATTTGAATGAACTACTGGAATATGTTCGCTCCCCTACACTGTTCCACAAAACCTTCCGTGTAACCCTGCCAGCATTCTTAGAACTTAAAAATCTACTTTATGATGATGATGCAGGCCATATCAAGTATATCCCTGAAATTGACCTTCTAGTGTTTCTATTTTGGTTATCTGATGGTGCATCATACGAAAAGGTATCAGAATTTCTCAATGTTCCTGTGTCTACTCTTCAGGATAAAACTGatgaaatattgcaaaaatttgcttcaaaaatgtctcaTGTTATTCGTTTCCCGAAAGAAAATATCTGTGAGATTggaaaaaatttccaaaagaTAGCAGCCTGCCATGCATTTGGTCTTGTCATTGGATGCTTAGATGCTTATCATGTGCGTATCCAGCCCACGTCAAGAattaataaaactgaatttttaaacagTGAGAATGAACTTTCAGTTCAAGTTCAAGTTGTTTGTGACCACAAGGGGTCTATCATGTCATTGGATGTTGGATTTCCTGGCAGCTGGACCAAACTACAAATATTGCAACAGACTCCCTTGTATTTGAACAATACAGTACCTGATGGACATATTTTACTTGCTGGCATTGATTATCCTTGCCTGCTACAACCTGTTTGCGTACTGCCACCTTATGCACTTTGTGACAATATTTTAAAGGAACGTTTTAATGAACATTTATGCAAAGCTAATTCTGTGTTAACCTATAGTGTTGGTCAGCTGTTTGCACGTTGGAGAAGACTTTTTTCAAAACCCTTAAACCTTTCTTTATCAGTAATTACGAAAACTATAATTGCGTGTTCAGTAATACAAAATATTTCTATGCAGAAGGGGGATCCATGGCCTGAAGAAGAACCTGTTGTTTTCTTATGTGATAAGttcaaacaaaatgaaattgACGACTTAGTTAGTGGAGAAAAAACTAGGAAACAGATTTCCGAATTGATTGTATTTGATGATGAAGTGAAAGAAATTGCCTGTGACTATACtgtttataaaatgtaaaaagcgAGCTTTGTTGTCAAATTAATTACAATTCAATTTTATTGAAGAGGATGAATAGTTATTTCATTGCACAATGAAATCTTGTTACACTGAATTTCAATATAaggaaatatccgtttcaacaaaatatatGTTCAGTCCTAATTTATTTTCTCCCATATGCTTGAATTTCCTTACAATGCAATtgttattacaaaaaacaaaatttgattcagtgaagtttgttgtaacgggatttcactatattaaattgtttttcactttaattgcaTTGTCATTACCAAGGATTTTTGATTTTGTAAATTTGTCATCGAAGAATAAACAAAGATTGGTACATAtatggcagtgagaagcaaagggatgtaagtgaatttttcaagtttcaagaaaaacgcatttaaagttcagatcctaggtaggcttccattgattttgttttctaaatcattcagTTTAGCAAAACCTACCACAGCTACTAGTACTACCCTTTGCACCAATGCAGAGGAGAGTTTCTTATTCCTTTTGCACAAGGATATccggaaaattttaattttgcaactaACATCCCTACTCTTCTCATTGCCTTATGTATGTTTAAGTACATTTTCATATAAATACTCTTCTATTCTGTTTGCATTTTTGTTGttaactcaaattttaaaaattgaaatgttggtTATTTAATTGCATTCAAGTAGTCTACAGTTCCATTGTATTTGTTGTCACAACTAAGaagttttgattttgttcttgtcatcaaaaaataaacaaagatcaCATTACTTATATGTGTTGCATATATTTTCCAAACCATTACTCTTTTATTCTGaatacatttttcttgttaacttaaatttaaagtatagattggTTATTTAATTGTATTCAAGGATTCTTCATTTCTATGATGATGGTCTATGatttcgagtcacaactgactacaactgtatttatgttgaggactgcatactaagtgccttgcctccgttattttttataccgatagatggcagcacgatcaccggatcgaacagttaatgagaatttagaactagaccaggagctaatagctacctggtgctagcacccccagaggtatcgtttcacttggaggacattgagaccacgagtatttttcatttcaattgtaTTTATTGTCACAACTAAGAATTGATTTCGTACATTTGTCATCAAGGAATAAACAAAGATTTTgttacaaaattgttttaatatgtTTCACAAATTAAGTCTTTTATTAAGTTTAGATGTTTGTTGctgactcaaattttaaaaattaaaatactcatatattttattttcttcagttcaactgtatttattcTCACAACtaagaatttttgattttgtaCATTTGTCATCAAAGAATAAACAGATATTATGTTACAAAAATGTCCTGAATATATTTCTCAAATAAGGTGCAAGTAGTTGATCTTCGTACTGTatacatttgtttaaaattacaatattggaAATTTGCTCTAATTCTTGAGTTTTAAGGTTATGCACAGTTACCATATGTTTCCATTAAATATTGCTACTCATATTTTTATCGTACCAAAACCCTACTATAGTTATGTCGAAACTTCTATTCAtgagaatatatttttattctaagCTTATAAAGGATTTgactgcattttattttaaactgaaataattttattcaaataaattctACATGAATTAGTGTTTATTAAAGCCTGCCGAAAAATATTCCCATCACACATTTAAATAATAATCTGAAAGAAGCACAAGTAAGTGAAACATTTCATTGAGATTTTTACCAACCTCTCTCAAGATTCATAATTGATTATCAGAGTTATCTGATACAGGGCCAGTTGTTTGAAATGAGTTTTCCATGacgcaactattttatttttgtccCAGAATATACTGTTATTTCTTTCCCAAAAACCTAAAAATTAGGAAGGCCCGTTTTTAAGTTCTGCCATAGAAAAGTAAAACGCATAAAATGccgttttttcctcttttttttacatttttgtcacatgtatactttagctttattgtacaagttttcttattttgtttccgCTGAAAAGAAAGTACAAGAAATATATCAAATTCCAATATTTTGCTGTTTGTGTGGAATCCAAATCGTGTCTCTTAAAACATCTCAAAAACCTATTTCTGCATAAACTGCTATTTACCTTTCCATGGCAGCATTGCATCACCTTCTTTAATACTCTATATATACACACTGCCCTACTGAAGACAAGAAAATCAAAAAGGCTGgaatgagtttttgaaaaaaaagttttgggggaGACaagtttttaggggggaggggcaaagaatttatttccacttcggaaaTATATTAATTTCTGGTATAAAATAATGCaacctggaaaattaaaaatatgttttatttgtaCAGTATCTCACATAAAAAccagggttgtggagtcggagtcggggtggagtcggagtcggagtgattttggggtaaaagagttggagtcgttagaaaacatgcggactccgggtttctttttttctttcattttcactgactctccttgcattttttaaaaattgactaccaattgaaatgttaggcaacaaaacatgtataaaaaggtactaatgagaaaataactgtcattatggcaatcagctagcttgagtgcttaccgaactttctgtagccgtccctcagtttgcttgcttttttaattaactaatagcaactgtcagcaaacggttttgttgccaaacattttcaagtaatcactttcaaataaaaatagaaatatagtgttttgttcgatctcagttataaaatagtaaaaggaacatAACAATTTAGTAAatcgaggcccgtagctcagCTGGAAACTTTTGAGGGGGGTCGGCAAATTCAACTAAGCTCTGGCgcaaaagcacgaatccaaaagatgcGATGAAATAATCTTTTTACCGTTGGCGCTGGCAGAATCATATTTGCTGGTATTCTATGTATTTTGAGCTTTGTCCccttttcattaattaaattttatttttaaaattcaagatgATAGATGAGAAAGTGCACCCTCTTGTACCCCTCTGCTGGATTTCATGGAAATGAACATGAGATTAATATTTTCTTGATATGATTTGCATTTGTAGTTTGAGTATTTCATAGTTAGTCTTTGTTTAAAACCACTTTGATTTTATTCCTTtgattagttttttgaaaaaaaaaattaatattaaaaaaaaaatcaaatatgtatTGTTTTACGAAAAAGAAATTTAAGCCGGGTGGGAGGGGAGGGTGCAAGTGCACCCTCTGGATTTGCTCCAGCACCCATGCGTGCTACTCAACTGGATTGCAGCTGATTGGATGGAATGTATGAGAGCCTTGAAGTG contains:
- the LOC129226089 gene encoding uncharacterized protein LOC129226089 isoform X2, which codes for MWMNMQKQKANVELWQKALHNLLLEYSRRRIRDTECFYSSNLNELLEYVRSPTLFHKTFRVTLPAFLELKNLLYDDDAGHIKYIPEIDLLVFLFWLSDGASYEKVSEFLNVPVSTLQDKTDEILQKFASKMSHVIRFPKENICEIGKNFQKIAACHAFGLVIGCLDAYHVRIQPTSRINKTEFLNSENELSVQVQVVCDHKGSIMSLDVGFPGSWTKLQILQQTPLYLNNTVPDGHILLAGIDYPCLLQPVCVLPPYALCDNILKERFNEHLCKANSVLTYSVGQLFARWRRLFSKPLNLSLSVITKTIIACSVIQNISMQKGDPWPEEEPVVFLCDKFKQNEIDDLVSGEKTRKQISELIVFDDEVKEIACDYTVYKM
- the LOC129226089 gene encoding uncharacterized protein LOC129226089 isoform X1, which translates into the protein MEESNDPKLMDFSSASEASIKFFVLSSNMWMNMQKQKANVELWQKALHNLLLEYSRRRIRDTECFYSSNLNELLEYVRSPTLFHKTFRVTLPAFLELKNLLYDDDAGHIKYIPEIDLLVFLFWLSDGASYEKVSEFLNVPVSTLQDKTDEILQKFASKMSHVIRFPKENICEIGKNFQKIAACHAFGLVIGCLDAYHVRIQPTSRINKTEFLNSENELSVQVQVVCDHKGSIMSLDVGFPGSWTKLQILQQTPLYLNNTVPDGHILLAGIDYPCLLQPVCVLPPYALCDNILKERFNEHLCKANSVLTYSVGQLFARWRRLFSKPLNLSLSVITKTIIACSVIQNISMQKGDPWPEEEPVVFLCDKFKQNEIDDLVSGEKTRKQISELIVFDDEVKEIACDYTVYKM